A part of Carettochelys insculpta isolate YL-2023 chromosome 1, ASM3395843v1, whole genome shotgun sequence genomic DNA contains:
- the LOC142002317 gene encoding olfactory receptor 52R1-like: MSESNKTDFTNPSTFILVGIPGLETAHVWISIPFCIMYTTAILGNFAILFIVKRELSLHEPMYYFLCMLAVTDLVLSTSIVPKTLSIFWFNSREIDFIACLIQMYFIHCFLVVESGIFMAMAFDRYVAICHPLRHSTILTNAVVARFGLAMVLRGAVVIVPYAVVARQWPYCSSNIIPHTHCEHMAVVKLACANTRISSYYGLFVLFGVKGLDVIFIVVSYTQIVRAIFRLPTKDARLKTFGTCGSHLCAIFVFYISSLFSSLTHRYGHNVPLYFHIFIANVYLLVPPVLNPIIYGVRTRQIRDRMLHFFVFQAS, translated from the coding sequence ATGTCTGAATCCAACAAAACTGACTtcaccaacccctccaccttcatcctggtgggcattcctggcctggagaCAGCCCATGtttggatctccatccccttctgcatcATGTACACCACAGCCATCCTGGGGAACTTTGCCATCCTGTTCATTGTGAAGAGGGAGCTGAGCcttcatgagcccatgtactatttcctctgcatgctggccgTCACCGACCTGGTCCTGTCCACATCCATTGTACCCAAAACACTGAGtatcttctggttcaattccagggagATAGATTTCATTGCCTGTCTCATTCAGATGTACTTCATCCACTGCTTCTTAGTGGTGGAGTCTGGCATCTTCATGGCCatggcctttgatcgctatgTAGCCATTTGCCATCCCCTAagacattccaccatcctgacTAACGCCGTGGTGGCCAGGTTTGGCCTGGCTATGGTGTTGCGAGGTGCTGTGGTGATAGTGCCCTATGCCGTTGTTGCAAGGCAATGGCCATATTGCAGCTCCAACATCATCCCTCACACACACTGTGAGCACATGGCCGTGGTGAAGTTGGCTTGTGCTAACACCCGCATCAGTAGTTACTACGGCCTCTTTGTGCTATTCGGTGTGAAGGGTTTAGATGTAATTTTTATTGTTGTGTCCTATACACAGATTGTCAGGGCCATCTTCAGACTCCCCACAAAGGACGCCCGGCTCAAGACTTTTGGGACGTGTGGCTCCCACCTCTGTGCCATTTTTGTCTTTTACATCTCATCTCTCTTCTCCTCTCTCACGCACCGGTACGGGCACAATGTACCCCTGTATTTCCATATTTTCATTGCCAATGTGTACCTCCTGGTACCTCCCGtgctaaaccccatcatctacgGGGTGAGGACCAGACAGATCAGGGACAGGATGCttcatttctttgtttttcaagCATCTTAA